A single window of Manduca sexta isolate Smith_Timp_Sample1 chromosome 15, JHU_Msex_v1.0, whole genome shotgun sequence DNA harbors:
- the LOC115451851 gene encoding xylosyltransferase oxt yields the protein MAVILRRICFKYTKCLVLSVLIAFFIQILIALSFIPSINDNLLKRNGYVSFSRQDVGEVSARKNYYGYSDDEDFPVNNKLSKPGTLLRLEELDFKPICEIKSREAISAIHRAKTQNCKQQIVNITCLIQGSNFYPKTLPNNCPHEGKTYGKYLGCYVDEKKMRLLSGFYGNYASTNSHENCLYICVQAGFPYAGVQYGSECFCGDTAPPISAKLADDLCDMKCPANPSKMCGGYFTMNIFETGLTKFLSRVPESINVNGESVKIVFLLTLNGRALRQVHRLINSLYRTNHYFYIHIDKRQDYLHRKLIVLEKKFTNIRLAKKRFSTIWGGASLLKMLLESMKDFIELNWKWDFVINLSESDFPIKSLEDLEKFLAANKGLNFVKSHGREVQRFIKKQGLDKTFIECETHMWRVGERKLPSGIVIDGGSDWIALSPPFVSYVVGKKDELLSGLSIIFKHTLLPAESFFHTVLRNSHFCNTYVDNNLHVTNWKRKLGCKCQYKHVVDWCGCSPNDFRTEDWPRIQNTQDRQLFFARKFEPIINQEIINRVEQFIGYNDHYLLNNLEGYWQSLYNVDDLTASSDDTLLTHAESIARHNAKILTAEDCVIDPDVIVEINSYTHADIYKGNLILHKALIKPNHVIMLETWYKPKKHLELNFENRYADYIKVFKVSSDYDQKEMTFRNLANILGPFSELNLLYQFFPSADKNIENLTTIWLDPTGVIADINTIFVDENNLTSFIKPNIKTPLLPGIWKIGLFDQKQIIASSKFLVSPLAYLSGKELSHQEASIIHSGSQNSYKNFSRIKQIDFLPDQEERLLLQKVSHSNVKRTDDDLKDWIDALSKEFYNVLSSCIVSDSILKEKIVCGRHIFEYCESTSWSSVSPDPKGTIGKLNQITGRLERV from the exons ATGGCAGTAATACTTCGAcgaatatgtttcaaatatacaaaatgtctAGTGTTGTCTGTTTTGATAGCTTTTTTCATACAGATTCTAATTGCATTAAGTTTTATTCCATCGATTAATGACAATTTGTTGAAAAGAAATGGCTACGTATCATTTTCACGCCAGGACGTGGGTGAAGTATCAGCTAGAAAAAATTATTATGGTTATAGTGATGACGAAGATTTTCCTGTTAACAATAAACTATCAAAACCAGGAACACTTCTCCGCCTAGAAGAACTTGACTTTAAACCTATATGTGAAATAAAGAGCAGAGAAGCAATATCTGCTATTCATCGGGCAAAAACACAAAATTGTAAACAACAAATAGTGAATATAACATGTCTCATTCAAGGAAGTAATTTTTATCCTAAAACATTACCAAATAATTGTCCTCACGAGGGAAAGACATATGGCAAATATTTGGGTTGTTATGTAGATGAAAAGAAGATGAGATTGCTCTCAGGTTTTTATGGCAATTATGCAAGTACTAACTCACATGAGAATTGTTTGTACATTTGTGTTCAAGCTGGTTTCCCTTATGCAGGTGTACAATATGG ATCAGAATGCTTTTGTGGTGACACGGCACCACCAATCTCTGCAAAGCTTGCTGATGATTTATGTGATATGAAATGTCCAGCAAATCCATCCAAAATGTGTGGAGGCTATTTtactatgaatatttttgaGACTGGACTTACAA aatttttATCTAGAGTACCAGAATCCATAAATGTTAATGGAGAATcggttaaaattgtttttcttttaacattaAACGGACGAGCATTGCGACAAGTACATAGACTGATAAACTCTCTTTACAGAACGAATCACTACTTTTATATACACATTGACAAG CGGCAAGATTACTTGCATagaaaattaattgtattggaaaagaaatttactaatattaggTTAGCCAAGAAACGATTCTCTACTATATGGGGTGGCGCCTCGTTACTGAAAATGCTCCTGGAATCAATGAAAGATTTTATTGAGTTAAACTGGAAGTGGGACTTTGTAATTAACTTGAGCGAAAGTGATTTTCCCATAAAATCATTGGAAGATTTAGAAAAATTCCTCGCTGCTAATAAGGGTCTAAATTTTGTCAAGTCCCACGGTCGTGAAGTGCaacgatttataaaaaaacaaggaTTAGATAAGACTTTCATTGAATGCGAAACGCATATGTGGCGAGTAGGCGAACGAAAACTGCCGAGCGGCATAGTTATTGATGGTGGCAGTGATTGGATTGCATTATCGCCGCCATTTGTGTCATATGTGGTTGGAAAAAAAGATGAACTTTTATCGGGAttgagtataatatttaaacatacgcTTTTACCGGCGGAATCATTCTTTCATACAGTTTTAAGAAACTCTcatttttgtaatacatatGTCGACAACAACCTTCATGTGACCAATTGGAAAAGAAAGTTGGGTTGTaagtgtcaatacaaacatgtAGTTGATTGGTGTGGTTGTTCTCCCAATGACTTTAGAACAGAAGATTGGCCTCGGATACAAAATACTCAAGACCGGCAACTATTCTTTGCCCGAAAATTCGAACCAATAATCAATCAAGAAATCATAAACAGAGTTGAACAATTTATAGGATACAATGACcactatttacttaataatttagaagGTTATTGGCAAAGCCTTTATAATGTTGATGATTTAACTGCAAGCAGTGACGATACACTTTTGACGCACGCCGAGAGCATCGCTCGTCACAATGCAAAAATTCTGACAGCAGAAGATTGCGTCATTGATCCTGATGTAATAGTCGAGATAAATTCATACACTCATGCTGATATTTACAAGGGAAATTTGATACTACATAAGGCATTAATAAAACCAAATCATGTAATAATGTTAGAAACATGGTATAAACCCAAAAAGCATCTGGAATTAAACTTTGAAAATCGTTATGCTGATTACATTAAGGTATTTAAAGTTAGTTCAGACTATGACCAAAAAGAAATGACTTTTAGAAatcttgcaaatattttagGTCCATTTTCTGAACTTAATTTACTTTATCAGTTTTTCCCCAGtgctgataaaaatattgaaaatcttaCCACCATTTGGTTGGATCCTACGGGCGTCATTGCCGATATCAACACCATATTCGTAGATGAAAATAATCTCACTAGTTTTATAAAACCCAACATAAAAACACCCCTTTTACCTGGGATATGGAAAATAGGCTTATTTgatcaaaaacaaataatagctTCTTCGAAATTTTTAGTTTCACCATTAGCATATTTGTCGGGTAAAGAACTTTCACATCAGGAAGCAAGTATTATTCATAGTGGTTCTcaaaattcatacaaaaatttctCACGCATAAAACAAATTGACTTTTTACCAGATCAGGAAGAGCGATTATTGCTTCAAAAAGTTTCACATTCAAATGTTAAAAGAACAGACGATGATTTAAAAGACTGGATAGATGCTTtaagtaaagaattttataatgttttaagttCTTGTATAGTATCTGACAGCatattaaaggaaaaaataGTCTGTGGAAgacatatatttgaatattgtgaATCAACTTCTTGGAGTTCTGTATCACCAGATCCTAAAGGAACAATAGGCAAACTGAACCAAATAACTGGACGTTTAGAAAGAGTATGA